A window of the Lepisosteus oculatus isolate fLepOcu1 chromosome 14, fLepOcu1.hap2, whole genome shotgun sequence genome harbors these coding sequences:
- the LOC138242617 gene encoding uncharacterized protein — MSVDTERGLLLVLLLHTAHLSTGDTVFFSTVGGSVTLPCRGVNRTDCSTTTWVFSSRPQRAAVELVTLGRIRDQKPGRVSLGSDCSLHVHTLSTQDAGQYVCQQFVNGQQQGQDSTVYLSLLTIQVSPGAELRTGSTVTLHCLLNTYWGPARCLSYLQASIKVIWVTETGAELQGDRYQISSSLCSSNLTVRLQPSDHSRQWRCDVTQERAVKFTHRYSTLPTGKATKTTESHSTTTPTTTCRTPGKPPSTVVELALRLTTFLIVLIIPLVIGVTIYTKRRNSKLTELLGSQWGPAAREPGSAGPAQGEKCLSAALDSSPAPSPHQQSPSQ; from the exons ATGAGTGTGGACACTGAGAgaggactgctgctggtgctgctactCCACACTGCTCACCTCAGCACAG GTGACACTGTGTTTTTCTCCACTGTGGGAGGGAGTGTCACTCTGCCCTGTAGAGGAGTGAACAGGACAGACTGTTCCACAACTACATGGGTCTTCAGCTCCAGACCTCAGAGAGCAGCTGTTGAACTGGTTACTCTGGGGAGGATCAGAGACCAGAAGCCAGGGAGAGTGAGTCTGGGGTCTGACTGCTCTCTGCACGTCCACACTCTCAGCACACAGGACGCTGGACAGTATGTCTGTCAGCAGTTTGTCAATGGCCAGCAGCAAGGACAGGATTCTACTGTCTATCTGTCCCTCCTCACCA TTCAAGTCTCTCCAGGGGCAGAGCTGAGGACCGGCAGCACTGTGACTCTGCACTGTCTCCTAAACACTTACTGGGGTCCTGCACGCTGTCTCTCATACCTACAAGCATCAATTAAAGTGATCTGGGTGACTGAGACAGGAGCTGAGCTGCAGGGAGACAGATACCAGATCAGCTCCTCTCTCTGCAGCTCCAATCTGACTGTGAGACTGCAGCCCTCAGACCACAGCAGGCAGTGGAGATGTGATGTAACACAGGAGCGAGCAGTGAAGTTCACACACAGATACTCCACTCTGCCCACAG GCAAAGCAACTAAAACGACAGAATCACATTCTACAACAACTCCAACAACAACTTGTAGAACTCCAGGAAAACCTCCATCTACAGTAG TCGAGCTGGCACTGAGACTGACCACTTTCCTCATTGTCCTGATCATCCCTCTGGTCATTGGAGTCACTATCTATACCAAGAGGAGGAACAGCAAACTCACAG AGCTCCTGGGCTCCCAGTGGGGCCCGGCGGCCCGAGAGCCTGGTTCTGCTGGTCCAGCTCAGGGGGAGAAGTGTCTCTCAGCAGCTCTGGACAGCAGCCCTGCTCCCTCTCCTCACCAGCAGAGTCCTTCCCAGTGA
- the LOC138242618 gene encoding exocyst complex component 5-like, which produces MSVDTERGLLLVLLLNTAHLGTGDTVFFSTVGGSVTLPCRGVIRTDCSTTTWLFSSRPQRTAVELVTLGRIGDQKPGRVSLGSDCSLHVHTLSTQDTGLYTCQQFVNDQQQGQDSPVYLSLLTIQVSPGAELRTGSTVTLHCLLDTYRGPALCFSYLQASIKVIWVTETGAELQGDRYQISSSLCSSNLTVRLQPSDHSRQWRCDVTQERAVKFTHRYSTPLTDKATVATESTSTTTPTTTSKTTPTTTPTTIPATSPTTTSTSTSRTTPTTTPGKTPSTVGNDPSFLIPDRGQL; this is translated from the exons ATGAGTGTGGACACTGAGAgaggactgctgctggtgctgctactCAACACTGCTCACCTCGGCACAG GTGACACTGTGTTTTTCTCCACTGTGGGAGGGAGTGTCACTCTGCCCTGTAGAGgagtgatcaggacagactgttCCACAACTACATGGCTCTTCAGCTCCAGACCTCAGAGAACAGCTGTTGAACTGGTTACTCTGGGGAGGATCGGAGACCAGAAGCCAGGGAGAGTGAGTCTGGGGTCTGACTGCTCTCTGCACGTCCACACTCTCAGCACACAGGACACTGGACTATACACCTGTCAGCAGTTTGTCAATGACCAGCAGCAAGGACAGGATTCTCCTGTCTATCTGTCCCTCCTCACCA TTCAAGTCTCTCCAGGGGCAGAGCTGAGGACCGGCAGCACTGTGACTCTACACTGTCTCCTGGACACTTATCGGGGTCCTGCACTCTGTTTCTCATACCTACAAGCATCAATTAAAGTGATCTGGGTGACTGAGACAGGAGCTGAGCTGCAGGGAGACAGATACCAGATCAGCTCCTCTCTCTGCAGCTCCAATCTGACTGTGAGACTGCAGCCCTCAGACCACAGCAGGCAGTGGAGATGTGATGTAACACAGGAGCGAGCAGTGAAGTTCACACACAGATACTCCACTCCGCTCACAG ACAAAGCAACTGTAGCGACTGAATCAACTTCTACAACAACTCCAACCACAACTTCTAAAACAACTCCAACCACAACTCCTACAACAATTCCAGCCACATCTCCTACAACAACTTCAACCTCAACTTCTAGAACAACTCCAACCACAACTCCAGGAAAAACTCCATCTACAGTAGGTAATGACCCCTCATTCTTAATCCCAGACAGAGGACAGCTCTGA
- the LOC138242619 gene encoding uncharacterized protein: MSVDTERGLLLVLLLHTAHLSTGDTVFFSTVGGSVTLPCRGVNRTDCSTTTWVFSSRPQRAAVELVTLGRIRDQKPGRVSLGSDCSLHVHTLSTQDAGQYVCQQFVNDQQQGQDSTVYLSLLTIQVSPGAELRTGSTVTLHCLLDTYRGPALCLSYLHSYTVSWVTETGAELQGDRYQISSSLCSSTLTVRLQPSDHSRQWRCAVTQDRAVKFTHRYSTLLTGKATVTTESTSTTTPTTIPTSTPTSTPTSTPTSTPTSTPTSTPTSTPTSTPTSTPTSTPTSTPTSTPTSTMTTSSPRVSNPAPQTSTPPTAPLSPVSRTMLILIPVAVVMAGAGVCVLVLRARRRAGSGNEAGKGEAAEVSKTPRALAGPAPRTGLAQTCLAAQLLLPRWERQQYSQSCFHSTESTFLPAPEDLQRTRGRVIQNRHFRNETLNRLDIDLSKMAAIYSSGVPADPLLEKAYSDPTDLSYATVNFSAARQRDRAPAAQSTEYATLRLG; encoded by the exons ATGAGTGTGGACACTGAGAgaggactgctgctggtgctgctactCCACACTGCTCACCTCAGCACAG GTGACACTGTGTTTTTCTCCACTGTGGGAGGGAGTGTCACTCTGCCCTGTAGAGGAGTGAACAGGACAGACTGTTCCACAACTACATGGGTCTTCAGCTCCAGACCTCAGAGAGCAGCTGTTGAACTGGTTACTCTGGGGAGGATCAGAGACCAGAAGCCAGGGAGAGTGAGTCTGGGGTCTGATTGCTCTCTGCACGTCCACACTCTCAGCACACAGGACGCTGGACAGTATGTCTGTCAGCAGTTTGTCAATGACCAGCAGCAAGGACAGGATTCTACTGTCTATCTGTCCCTCCTCACCA TTCAAGTCTCTCCAGGGGCAGAGCTCAGGACCGGCAGCACTGTGACTCTACACTGTCTCCTGGACACTTATCGGGGTCCTGCACTCTGTCTCTCATACCTACACTCTTATACAGTGAGCTGGGTGACTGAGACAGGAGCTGAGCTGCAGGGAGACAGATACCAGATCAGCTCCTCTCTCTGCAGCTCCACACTGACTGTGAGACTGCAGCCCTCAGACCACAGCAGGCAGTGGAGATGTGCTGTAACACAGGATCGAGCAGTGAAGTTCACACACAGATACTCCACTCTGCTCACAG GCAAAGCAACTGTGACGACTGAATCAACTTCTACAACAACTCCAACCACAATTCCTACATCAACTCCAACCTCGACTCCTACATCAACTCCAACCTCGACTCCTACATCAACTCCAACCTCAACTCCTACATCAACTCCAACCTCGACTCCTACATCAACTCCAACCTCAACCCCTACATCAACTCCAACCTCAACTCCAACCTCTACTATGACAACCTCCTCTCCCAGAGTCTCCAATCCAGCACCTCAAACCTCGACTCCTCCTACAGCTCCTCTCTCACCAG TCTCCCGGACGATGCTCATTCTCATCCCTGTTGCCGTGGTGATGGCGggagctggggtctgtgtgctGGTCCTCAGGGCCCGGAGGCGAGCAG GCAGCGGGAACGAGGCTGGGAAGGGAGAGGCCGCAGAGGTAAGTAAGACCCCCCGCGCCCTCGCGGGACCAGCCCCTCGGACAGGTCTGGCTCAGACATGCCTTGCTGCCCAGCTCCTCCTGCCCCGCTGGGAAAGACAGCAATATTCCCAGAGCTGCTTTCACAGCACTGAAAGTACATTCCTTCCTGCTCCAGAGGACCTCCAGAGGACCAGGGGCAGGGTCATTCAGAACCGGCATTTCCGGAACGAAACGCTTAATAGACTCGATATAGACCTGAGCAAGATGGCCGCCATCTATAGCTCAGGAGTACCAGCTGACCCGCTGCTGGAAAAGGCCTAT AGTGACCCCACCGACCTCTCCTACGCCACGGTCAACTTCAGCGCAGCCAGACAGAGAGACCGGGCTCCTGCTGCCCAAAGCACAGAGTACGCCACACTCAGACTGGGCTAG
- the LOC107076047 gene encoding uncharacterized protein isoform X3, with protein MRERETRGVRRRAPAPDVMCPRRLPQGRSGRGGDCGNCSPPRSVKRGRAETRFVPSGEGSTRRPGKAQPASQPVAGFSSHNVAFCRLPAHSKRQSLRRVGWPSGPLGCRKCSSGRAPDVEPVQVSPGAELRTGSTVTLHCLLDTNWSPEHCPSPLHSYTVIWVTETGAELQGDRYQISSSPCSSYLTVRLQPSDHSRQWRCDVTQDRAVTFTHRYSTLLTDGSGARPTPQKPGRTETSPAGKTPVTQSEPGPGPEMTSSSVTVLAVRLTVFFIVLIIPLVVGVVIYTKRRNSKLAEESWTELDTRN; from the exons atgagagagagagagacccgcGGCGTCAGAAGGAGAGCGCCGGCGCCTGACGTCATGTGCCCGCGCCGCCTGCCGCAGGGGCGgtcggggagggggggggattGTGGGAATTGTAGTCCCCCCCGCTCAGTGAAACGCGGAAGAGCAGAGACCCGCTTTGTTCCTTCAGGAGAGGGTTCGACGAGACGGCCCGGGAAAGcgcagccagccagccagcctgTTGCTGGTTTTTCCTCTCATAACGTGGCGTTTTGTCGTCTACCCGCACACAGCAAACGGCAAAGCCTGCGACGT GTGGGGTGGCCCTCCGGTCCCCTGGGCTGCAGGAAGTGTTCCTCCGGGCGAGCTCCCGACGTTGAGCCAG TTCAAGTCTCTCCAGGGGCAGAGCTGAGGACCGGCAGCACTGTGACTCTACACTGTCTCCTGGACACTAACTGGAGTCCTGAACACTGTCCCTCACCTCTACACTCTTATACAGTGATCTGGGTGACTGAGACAGGAGCTGAGCTGCAGGGAGACAGATACCAGATCAGCTCCTCTccctgcagctcctatctgacTGTGAGACTGCAGCCCTCAGACCACAGCAGGCAGTGGAGATGTGATGTAACACAGGATCGAGCAGTGACGTTCACACACAGATACTCCACTCTGCTCACAG aTGGGTCTGGTGCAAGACCGACCCCTCAGAAACCCGGGAGAACAGAGACCTCCCCAGCAGGGAAGACACCAGTGACCCAGTCAGAGCCAGGACCAGGACCAGAAATGACGAGCTCATCAGTGACAG TGTTGGCCGTGAGACTGACCGTCTTCTTCATTGTCCTCATCATCCCTCTGGTCGTTGGAGTCGTCATCTATACCAAGAGGAGGAACAGCAAACTCGCAG AAGAATCGTGGACTGAACTTGACACCAGGAACTGA
- the LOC107076047 gene encoding uncharacterized protein isoform X1: MRERETRGVRRRAPAPDVMCPRRLPQGRSGRGGDCGNCSPPRSVKRGRAETRFVPSGEGSTRRPGKAQPASQPVAGFSSHNVAFCRLPAHSKRQSLRRVGWPSGPLGCRKCSSGRAPDVEPGVVPDVFSTVGGSVTLPCRGVNRKDCSTTTWVFSSRSQRAAVELVNVGKIRDQKPGRVSLGSDCSLHVHTLSTQDAGLYTCQQYVNDQQQGENSPVYLSLLTIQVSPGAELRTGSTVTLHCLLDTNWSPEHCPSPLHSYTVIWVTETGAELQGDRYQISSSPCSSYLTVRLQPSDHSRQWRCDVTQDRAVTFTHRYSTLLTDGSGARPTPQKPGRTETSPAGKTPVTQSEPGPGPEMTSSSVTVLAVRLTVFFIVLIIPLVVGVVIYTKRRNSKLAEESWTELDTRN, from the exons atgagagagagagagacccgcGGCGTCAGAAGGAGAGCGCCGGCGCCTGACGTCATGTGCCCGCGCCGCCTGCCGCAGGGGCGgtcggggagggggggggattGTGGGAATTGTAGTCCCCCCCGCTCAGTGAAACGCGGAAGAGCAGAGACCCGCTTTGTTCCTTCAGGAGAGGGTTCGACGAGACGGCCCGGGAAAGcgcagccagccagccagcctgTTGCTGGTTTTTCCTCTCATAACGTGGCGTTTTGTCGTCTACCCGCACACAGCAAACGGCAAAGCCTGCGACGT GTGGGGTGGCCCTCCGGTCCCCTGGGCTGCAGGAAGTGTTCCTCCGGGCGAGCTCCCGACGTTGAGCCAG GTGTTGTCCCCGATGTGTTCTCCACTGTGGGAGGGAGTGTCACTCTGCCCTGTAGAGGAGTGAACAGGAAAGACTGTTCCACAACTACATGGGTCTTCAGCTCCAGATCTCAGAGAGCAGCTGTTGAACTGGTGAATGTTGGAAAGATCAGAGACCAGAAGCCAGGGAGAGTGAGTCTGGGGTCTGACTGCTCTCTGCACGTCCACACTCTCAGCACACAGGACGCTGGACTATACACCTGTCAGCAATATGTCAATGACCAGCAGCAAGGAGAGAATTCTCCTGTCTATCTGTCCCTCCTCACCA TTCAAGTCTCTCCAGGGGCAGAGCTGAGGACCGGCAGCACTGTGACTCTACACTGTCTCCTGGACACTAACTGGAGTCCTGAACACTGTCCCTCACCTCTACACTCTTATACAGTGATCTGGGTGACTGAGACAGGAGCTGAGCTGCAGGGAGACAGATACCAGATCAGCTCCTCTccctgcagctcctatctgacTGTGAGACTGCAGCCCTCAGACCACAGCAGGCAGTGGAGATGTGATGTAACACAGGATCGAGCAGTGACGTTCACACACAGATACTCCACTCTGCTCACAG aTGGGTCTGGTGCAAGACCGACCCCTCAGAAACCCGGGAGAACAGAGACCTCCCCAGCAGGGAAGACACCAGTGACCCAGTCAGAGCCAGGACCAGGACCAGAAATGACGAGCTCATCAGTGACAG TGTTGGCCGTGAGACTGACCGTCTTCTTCATTGTCCTCATCATCCCTCTGGTCGTTGGAGTCGTCATCTATACCAAGAGGAGGAACAGCAAACTCGCAG AAGAATCGTGGACTGAACTTGACACCAGGAACTGA
- the LOC107076047 gene encoding uncharacterized protein isoform X2 codes for MSVDTERGLLLVLLLNTAHLSTGVVPDVFSTVGGSVTLPCRGVNRKDCSTTTWVFSSRSQRAAVELVNVGKIRDQKPGRVSLGSDCSLHVHTLSTQDAGLYTCQQYVNDQQQGENSPVYLSLLTIQVSPGAELRTGSTVTLHCLLDTNWSPEHCPSPLHSYTVIWVTETGAELQGDRYQISSSPCSSYLTVRLQPSDHSRQWRCDVTQDRAVTFTHRYSTLLTDGSGARPTPQKPGRTETSPAGKTPVTQSEPGPGPEMTSSSVTVLAVRLTVFFIVLIIPLVVGVVIYTKRRNSKLAEESWTELDTRN; via the exons ATGAGTGTGGACACTGAGAgaggactgctgctggtgctgctactCAACACTGCTCACCTCAGCACAG GTGTTGTCCCCGATGTGTTCTCCACTGTGGGAGGGAGTGTCACTCTGCCCTGTAGAGGAGTGAACAGGAAAGACTGTTCCACAACTACATGGGTCTTCAGCTCCAGATCTCAGAGAGCAGCTGTTGAACTGGTGAATGTTGGAAAGATCAGAGACCAGAAGCCAGGGAGAGTGAGTCTGGGGTCTGACTGCTCTCTGCACGTCCACACTCTCAGCACACAGGACGCTGGACTATACACCTGTCAGCAATATGTCAATGACCAGCAGCAAGGAGAGAATTCTCCTGTCTATCTGTCCCTCCTCACCA TTCAAGTCTCTCCAGGGGCAGAGCTGAGGACCGGCAGCACTGTGACTCTACACTGTCTCCTGGACACTAACTGGAGTCCTGAACACTGTCCCTCACCTCTACACTCTTATACAGTGATCTGGGTGACTGAGACAGGAGCTGAGCTGCAGGGAGACAGATACCAGATCAGCTCCTCTccctgcagctcctatctgacTGTGAGACTGCAGCCCTCAGACCACAGCAGGCAGTGGAGATGTGATGTAACACAGGATCGAGCAGTGACGTTCACACACAGATACTCCACTCTGCTCACAG aTGGGTCTGGTGCAAGACCGACCCCTCAGAAACCCGGGAGAACAGAGACCTCCCCAGCAGGGAAGACACCAGTGACCCAGTCAGAGCCAGGACCAGGACCAGAAATGACGAGCTCATCAGTGACAG TGTTGGCCGTGAGACTGACCGTCTTCTTCATTGTCCTCATCATCCCTCTGGTCGTTGGAGTCGTCATCTATACCAAGAGGAGGAACAGCAAACTCGCAG AAGAATCGTGGACTGAACTTGACACCAGGAACTGA
- the LOC138242751 gene encoding uncharacterized protein — protein MSVDTERGLLLVLLLHTAHLSAGVVPDVFSTVGESVTLPCRGVIRTDCSTTTWVFVSRSQRTAVELVTLGMIRDQKPGRVSLGSDCSLHVHTLSTQDTGLYTCQQFVNDQQQGEDSHVYLSLLTIQVSPGAELRTGSTVTLHCLLDTYRGPALCLSYLQASIKVIWVTETGAELQGDRYQISSSLCSSTLTVRLQPSDHSRQWRCDVTQERAVKFTHRYSTLLTGGSGARPTPQKPGRTETSPAGKTPVTPVVTQSEPGPEGTAVQTHAVAAVSGVCVLVLLVSAVGVVIYTRRTKRQRDIPGTENGAHKDNEADRGKLHKANMEEHYMSVTFSPTTDNSSEGKPKDKSSAGEMNVIYSTVKHT, from the exons ATGAGTGTGGACACTGAGAgaggactgctgctggtgctgctactCCACACTGCTCACCTCAGCGCAG GTGTTGTCCCCGATGTGTTCTCCACTGTGGGAGAGAGTGTCACTCTGCCCTGTAGAGgagtgatcaggacagactgttCCACTACTACATGGGTCTTCGTGTCCAGATCTCAGAGAACAGCTGTTGAACTGGTTACTCTGGGGATGATCAGAGACCAGAAGCCAGGGAGAGTGAGTCTGGGGTCTGACTGCTCTCTGCACGTCCACACTCTCAGCACACAGGACACTGGACTGTACACCTGTCAGCAGTTTGTCAATGACCAGCAGCAAGGAGAGGATTCTCATGTCTATCTGTCCCTCCTCACCA TTCAAGTCTCTCCAGGGGCAGAGCTGAGGACCGGCAGCACTGTGACTCTGCACTGTCTCCTGGACACTTATCGGGGTCCTGCACTCTGTCTCTCATACCTACAAGCATCAATTAAAGTGATCTGGGTGACTGAGACAGGAGCTGAGCTGCAGGGAGACAGATACCAGATCAGCTCCTCTCTCTGCAGCTCCACACTGACTGTGAGACTGCAGCCCTCAGACCACAGCCGGCAGTGGAGATGTGATGTAACACAGGAGCGAGCAGTGAAGTTCACACACAGATACTCCACTCTGCTCACAG gTGGGTCTGGTGCAAGACCGACCCCTCAGAAACCCGGGAGAACTGAGACCTCCCCAGCAGGGAAGACACCAGTGACACCAGTAGTGACCCAGTCAGAGCCAGGACCAGAAGGCACAGCAGTGCAAACACACGCTGTGGCCGCAGTGTCTGGCGTGTGTGTCCTGGTTCTGCTGGTCAGTGCCGTGGGAGTGGTCATCTACACGAGGAGGACCaagagacagaggg ACATCCCAGGTACAGAAAACGGAGCCCACAAAGACAACGAGGCTGACAGGGGAAAACTGCACAag gccAATATGGAGGAACACTACATGAGTGTGACATTCTCACCCACAACAGACAACAGCTCTGAAGGAAAACCGAAGGACAAGTCCAGCGCAGGAGAGATGAACGTCATTTACTCCACAGTCAAGCACACATGA